TCTatgttttttgattactgtttaaCTTGCTACCATTTAgcaaaaagcaaaatttccatAGTGTTCACCTCAAATCTTATTGCTTTACAACTGTGGCATAccctccattaaaaataaaaagatgaagcaGTCAATCCAGTGATTAATTTAACATGGCTTTCATTGGGAaagtggaggagggagaagagggggtCGCGACAAAGAGACCCATAGacaaaaaaggtaaattaaacatacactggttttcttaaaaaaaaaaaaaaaagaagaagaagaagaagaaaatgttattttcaacaaaaggaaaaaaaaaagcattgaaaGCCCATGAGTCAAGCCATAGCCAAAACCATATTCTATCTtaagtaggttttctttttttttcccctctttttttcttttttcttttttttttctctttttttaataaaatctctCCCCAAACCATCATCACTTTTAATCCTCCCCAGACTGGGCTTCATCTTCAGACCCTTCATCCCCAGATTTCTCAGGTGGAGGGCTTGCAGATGTTTTCTTTTCAGGAGGGCTTTCTGGTTCCTCGTCTTCTTCTTTGGGAGAAGGAGTCTTTTCCTTTGATGCCTTTGAAGCTGTGGGGCGACCCACTTTCCCTTTGCCTTTCACAGGGCTTGGCGtcactgaaagaagaaaaataccaatttggggaagggaagaaaagcatcTTTAACAAAAATCAGCtactaaagaaaataatctgtaagaaaaaaatctataaacacaACACCCTAACTTACTAAAAATGAAGGTGGGTACTGGTTTCCAAACCCTTTTAACCAACACTGTAATGTTATGTTAGCAGTAATGCTTACAATAGAGAAACAGGATGCTATAGAAACTGCACATCATCCTTAGTGGCTTGTGAAACTAAAAATTGTTTATGTTTAAAACTCAGGTGAAGAGGGGATGCAACTTAACTTGAATAGAAACTAAAGCCATCAAATAACTTTTAACAGTTCCATCATTACTAACAGTAAGACATGATGAGTAAAAGTTCTATTtgctagaattaaaaaaaagcaaatccgggcgtccctggtggcacagtggttgagaatctgcctgctaatgcaggggacacgggttcgagccctggtctgggaagatcccacatgccgcagagcagctgggcccatgagccacaattactgagcctgcgcatctggagcctgtgctccgtaacaagagaggccgcgatagtgagaggcccgcgcaccgcgatgaagagtggtccccactcgccgcaactggagaaagccctcgcacagaaacgaagacccaaaaaaaaaaaaaaaaaaaaaagcaaatccagCTTTCTGATTTAATCACAAACTAGCTTCAACCAGGAGAATACCTGGTAGAAACCACAAGGGCCTAAAGAAAATGAATCTATGCTGTCAAGTGTGATTTTATTTTGCTAGCACAGAGGATGGTGTAGGGATCAGAACACAGAACTTAAATGTATTACTGTAGGTGTGTATTTTCACAATTTCAAGTCTTTACTAGCTGCTGGGATTGTGATATCAGTGGGAAAAAAGGGCAGTAATAGCTATGCTGGTGGGGTGTTTCTACCACTGTACCTGACACTAACAGGTCATTCCCAAATCTTGCCTTTCGTATGGCAGTAGTTGAAGAACAGGGCTAAGCCACCAGACTTTCAGAGGGGCTGGAGTCCTTATTAATAAATAAGTGATACTTCCAGGTATAGAAGACAGgatccttttatttttgttaagtaCGTGGCCAATGCCAAGCCCTAATGAAGAACTTCTGTAGAGAAGGTTTATTGGTTCTTCACATTTTTCAAAGCAGTAATTTAATCTGACTTCTGCAGAGCTCACCTGTGGCCTTTAGCCTGGGTTtgggcattttcttttcttttctctcaggtTTGGACTTCTTaaccatctttttgtttttcttttttgaactgCCATAGTCACTATCATCATCGTCTTCCATTAGGAAATCCTCATCACTGCCGGAATCTTCTGAGAGGAAAGAAGAATTTCAACGTCCAACTTAATGTATACAGCCTTCCAAGTGAACAAAGGGAGAGAGTGCTAAGAATGGAGAATGGATTTGGAAGTCAAACACTCTTGGATTCTATTTGCAGCTGTACTACCAATCTGGCTGGAGCTGTCACTggccccacctgtaaaatggtttAGCACACACCATGAGGGTTACATGACTGACTTGTTTGAAGAGTACgttgaaaacaggaaaagataAGACTTAATCTGGATAAAAACTGAAGCCATCAAGTAACTTTTGGTAGTTCCATCACTCCTATATAGTCCTGATGAGACTAGGGAAATGAAACTGAACTGATTTGTTGTGTTTGGCCCAAGTATAAACAAATGAAGTAAGAAAACTACACACAAAGCAGATATACATGTAATTAATTAATCTGAGTAACCTGTGAAACATCTAAATTTAGTCAACACCTTTTTTTGCAAGGTGAGGTCTACACCCTTCTCCACCAAGCCAAAATACAAATCTTAATCACAACACCCACCACGTAACTGTTAGTCTAACAATTGTTCATTCAGTATTTGAGTAGAAATGATGGACATAATGATCATGAGAATCTCtgaaccttttaaaatatacaaagatatCAAAACAGTCGTCTCTTTTAATAGTTAGTATCTAATTTAAGCGACTGATTTTAACATCGAGCATCCACAAAAACGTGGAAGTAATCGAGGTCACAAACTAAAACCATGAGCAAAGTAACAAGGCAGCTTTACGTACTCTCCTGGAATGGCACCTCATCCTCTTCTTCTTGTTCCTCTTCACTGCCCACGTCTTCCATGAGCATCTCCCTCTGTTTAGAGGCTGCTTTAGAGGCTGCCTGCCGTTGCTGGCGCACATTTTTATGatcttctttttcatcttcacTGTCCTCTGCAATATCAAAGGTATAATGCAATGATCAAAGAGTTATGGGTTTGAGAGCCGACTAGAAAAGCCGATATGAGATATAACCTGCAGCTTTATTTCATtcaaaaagggtaaattttatccctaaaaatttctacaaaatatacaaaagagcTAAAATTCAAAGAATGAGCTTGAATAAGACTATGCATCCACTAGTACATATAAAATAACTTAGGCATGTAGTTCTAAGTAATAATAAAGCTGAATTTAGGTGTGAGCCCATGTTTCCTATAACATACTTTAAACTTGTATCATTGCTTTGCCCTGAAATTCTCAATCCCATTCAAACCTATCTACACAGTTTTTAGAAActaaagttagaaaaatatttttaaatagtagaaCAGGGGAAGACTGTCTTCCAATGATATTTATTCTAAGATACAAAACATACAGAACCTAAAATAATGCCAAACTACTATCCTTTTCAATGAATGAGGTGTGGCCATTTCAGTTTAGAGGAGATTGAGGGAAATCtttaaaacacatatttaaatCAATTAGATCtcaatacaattttattaaaaaaattactttcacaTACTATAGTTTATAAATTAAAAGTTCTTTTCAACACACAGTTGTGGTTGTGCATAAATCTGGTTAAACAACAGGATGCCAGCCTATTGGCTCTAGAccaagttatatttttattagtcTCTACCTACGGCCCTTCTCCTGGACTTTGAGGCTCCCTTATTCTGTTAAGGTTTAGCTGTTACTCTTCTGGAAACACTCGAGTCTTATAAGCTTTGCCATGGTCAGTGTTCAAGTCATCACTTTCACTACCCAAAACCTCACCTGAAGACAAATAGACACAGGGAACGGAACTGACTTTGGTAGACTCAAAACTAAACGCACCTCACAGTAGCTTAACACTAGTACAGAGTTATTCATATTGAAGTGCTCAAATGCTTACAAATTTAAGAGATTCAAATTAGGATTCACAAGGCAGATGAATAAAAGTGTATGTTACATTATCACAAGCACTATCACAGCACTAGATAGCGCAAAaggttaatataatttattttcagacAATTAGCAGACTTGGAAAAAAAACGGAACACAAAATAGCTCAATGGAGTGAATCCAGTGGAATTCTGTCTACCCTCTACATATTAGCTAAATAGCAGTCTCATTTAAAGGGGGATCCAGGAAGGCAAAAGCAGGGGAATATAGACCACAACTAAAATGGTTGGGAGCAAGATGGAATAAACTCTCAATTCTTTTAagagttacattttaaaaaataaataccaacGAGTAATCagcatttaacatttaatttagTCAGTTCCTCATTAATTCTTTTAAGTTAGTATTCTTACAAAAAAACTTTCTCTGTGGCTACTGTTTCAAAGGACTACTTCCCAGCTAAAAAGAGTCAGATTGAACTAATCGTTGTTTGCTTTCCAACCTGGAGTCATCACTCCCCCTTATTCTTATTATTCTATTTAGTTTGGTATCTTTTATTTGTTCATGTAAATGGTTTTCAATTTTGACTATGCATGAGAATAATCTGTAAATACTTATACAAAACAAAGCCCCAACATCCCACCTAGACCTTACTGAATGAGAAGTCCTGGGATGGGATGGATATAAGTACGTTATAAAAACCTTCatagcagacttccctggtggcgcagtggttaagaatccacctgccaatgcaggggacatgggttcaagccctggtccggaaaaatcccacacgccgcggagcaactaagcccgtgcgccacaactactgagcccgtgtgccacaactactgaggcttgcgcacctacagcctgtgctccgcaacaagagaagccaccgcaatgagaagcccgcacaccgcagcgaagagttgcccccgctcgccacaactagagaaagcccgcgtgcagcaacgaaggcccaatgcagccaaaaacaaattcattcattcattcattagaaaaaaacaaaaaaaccttcatagggacttccctggtggtccagcggttaagactctgcgctcccaatgcagggggcccgggtttgatccctagtcagggaactagatcccgcatgccgcaatgaagatcctgcacgcggcaatgcaactaagacctggcacagccaaataaataaataaatttaaaaaaaaaaaaaaaacctacaaacaaaaaaaccaaacgaaaacaaaacaaaccgcCTTCATAGGAAACTGTAATAAGCCAccaggattgagaaccactgtgagCTCTTTGAAGATGGAAACACATAATGTTTGTAATGCAGCATTTACCACAGAGCCTGGCATTACAATAAAACCACTTATTAAaatgtccaataaataaatatataaatagaattacacctattacattaaaaattctttactaCCTGCTGAGTGAGAATCATCCTTCTTGGTCTTCACATCTTTTTCTTCTGAGTCCTCACTGTAAGCAGAAGGCggaaaagattaaaaatcttAGATCAAGATCCAAGTGAACATAAATCTCTGGTATCTGACTGAAGAAGAACGTCGAAGAAAGCCtcttttatacataaaatattcaaacagATGCTGAGGAGTGGAACTGCTTGCATTATTTCCCTACTTCATAGGAATGCTGGTGATTAAGAACAATTTTatctacttttagaaaacactgCTTCCTCTGAagacccaaaggaaaaaaagaaggtatcTCAACACAGGCTAAAAACTTTTCACCTATGGATAAGACCTGGTTCACGAGAACATTTACtaagaaaaattttttgttgtCAGAAGCAAAGTAtgaatatactgaaaataaattatataatgtatCAATGGTGGTAAAGTAGGCAAGTAAATGGATAGCCTCAaatatagatgtagaaaacacctTTATAATTATTAAAGGAAACGAGTTTAGCTATATAAATTACAATATGCCTAAAAAATTtatctaaaacaaaatgaaaacaaattaattaattacctcctaatattaatatttaggagtccaatatttctatacatcagAAACCTCAACACATAGGCCTGCCTTGTatcatggagaaaataaaagcgAGCTAAAGGTCACTGCAGAGTAAAATAAGAAGTTAAGGAGCTTCAAAGTTCAATggaaagttttataaaataactttttaggtCACAAAGATACACATTTTATATCTTCACAAATCTTAACTTGGAAATCTGGGTTCTAGTGTTCTGTCTTTGTCATGAATTATTTAGTTGTATGATCTTAGGCAAATCACTTGTACTCTTCAGCGCtaaaattttatgattccatgagaaattctgacaaacaaaaaaagaaagagtcacATAAAAGTTGATAGCTTTCTTTTCTCAAACAGCAGATCTTGTAAATCTCTTTGGTATTCCTGTAATTTAGACCACACTCAAATGACAACCTATTGAACCCAAGATtcctaagcaaaaagaaaaaccaaacacatTTCTTTACTAAGTAATCTGATCCAAATATACTATAATTCTGAAACCTGTGACTgttctatataaatattttatgcaaaGTAAGCATTTAATTCACAAGTCTATTATAATGATGAAGAACGGTATCATTTCCTCTAgttcttttattattgagtttataGAGACCGTTAATCCTTGAGCCCCATTACAGTGAAGTCAAGTAAAAGCTAAACTTTTAAGTAGAGACcaacaaaaaaatcaacattaataTTGGTCTGAGGGAATAAATGTACAAGGCACTTAATACAAATGGCAACAAAAGCTATATTTATTTCAACCATTCCTGGACACTTAGCAGAGAGTAATAAAGCCAGATGACTGCAACAAGGAAAAATTTAGGCTAGGAATCAATTATATTGATGAGACATTACAACAGGCCACGAAGATGCTCATTCCTaggagaaatataataaaataaatataatgaaagatAGTTCTAAGTTGGGCTGCTATATAAAACTGGATTAGAGAGATATATTATGAAACTATGGAAAATGTGTCTCCCTACAgtataattttatcttatttttcctcaaaatttttcCACATTTCTGAAATTctccaggaaagaaaatattagatGTTAACGATTCAAGCAAACAGAAAATACTAGgtacatttattaattattattatatttttacaaaCTTAGCGTTCTGTGAATTCAGAATGGAAAGATTTCTGCCTAGGGATTATAGTGGTTTTAGTGCTCAAAAGTAAATAACTTAGGAGAACTAGTGagaattattatttcatttctttgaactACTCATACTTAATAGTATTATGTGGAAGTGGTATAGCCTAATGGTTAAAAAAATGGACTTTGGAGTCCAACAGACATGGTTTCAAAATCTACTGGTCTATTTGCTGGTCCTTGGATAAATCACTGACCCCTCTAAGTTAATATTACTTACCCTAATAAaggttttgtgagaattaaatgatactGAATATAAATTAGCATATAATAGATACTGGCACATAATAATTATAAACGGTaactatcatcaccaccaccaccactaccatcaagGAGGTCTTAAAGTTATGCTACACTGAGTACGAGAGTGAATGAATGTGTATAGCTGTAAGAGCAGAGATGAAAGCTACAATACCCTGGTCTCATGAGACAATTACAGTTAAAAATACAACTCATCTGAATTCATTTATAAAActaagggaaaggaaacagcccaaaatgattaaattatttaaacaaaGTAGAATTGACTATAGATAGTAAAACTTGGCAGGCAATGCAACTTAACATTCTATAAGCTTTAGTTATGATTCTGCCAATGATCTGTGACTGAATAGGAAAGGTCACTTATTCTTTGCCATTTCTACAATGAAAATGCCAATACTAACCTTGGGCAACAAATTATATACTTAAACAATCTTTCTACCTGTGTTCAGAGGTTTGAAGTAGCACCAAAGTCATTCTGGCATACCTGGAGCTCACCTTGGATTCCATGACCTTAAAGAGGCTAACCTCTAGACTCAGAAGCACTGTCtgagataaaatgaaatatgcaAAACAACATTAAGTGAATAAGCACTTTCCCAAAGTAACTGAAGATTCTACCAATTTAGAGACCAGACACTATCCTCATCTGAGTGGTGACAGTGTAAGAAGAATCAGACTTATGCCTCTTACCTATCTTCCTGTGAATTCTTTCCAGATCGCCTCTTATTTTTAGCTTCTCGGGGAGATGATCGAATTTTCTTAGCTGGAGGGCCCGAATCTCTTCCATAATCTTCATCTAAacaaagtatttttcaaattcaATGAACTATATTATGATTTTTACATGTCAAAATTACCACTCTATTTACTGATAATTCTCTCATGCTATTTAAAAGGTGAGAGGGCAGAATTtcctaaataattttctttcattaaaaaaaaaatcttttcgggcttccctggtggcgcagtggttgagaatctgcctgccaacgcagggaacacgggttcaagccctggtctgggaagatcccacatgccgcggagcaactaagcccgtgagccacaattactgagcctgcgcgtctggagcctgtgctccgcaacaagagaggccacgatagggaaaggcccgcgcaccgtgatgaagagtggcccccacttgccgcaactagagaaagccctcgcacagaaacgaagactcaacacagccaaaaataaataaataaataaataaaattaaaaaaaaaaaatcttttctactCCAGTTCCACCTTAACTCAATCATTTCCATTTTTGCATATTACTCTCTAGTCctcatgtgtatattttaatatacccACAGTCAAATATCTCTTACTTTATATTCCACCCTTTTAATTTGTTAAAGACTTACATGTTTCcacatctttatatttatttggaaACTATTATAGTAATATGGTTATATTACAAGCATTTTAGACTGTAAAGAACCCACAATTCTACAATCCTAACACAATTACTGTTAtcaattaaattacttttaaactaAAGTATTATATATAGCACACTCTGGCACTTGAGGAAAATACCTCCAATTTAAAAAGTCCTATAAAACCTTAAAAAGTGACTCTTCCAAAACTTTACTACACCATCACATATAATCGTGAGTATCTAGAACAGTCTGAAGCTTCAGCAATTATTAAATGGTTGGATAATTATAAATTATGGAATACCATACAACCATTAACCAACATAAACTTTTAGTAACACAAGAAAGATaagtaggggtggggtgggaggggcacaGAACTCAAAATTCTATAGcaatatgtcaactatatttttaaaaggagaaaaaggacatAAAGGTTAAAATGGCCATCTGCTGGCTAAAGGACTTTGAATAatatttctgcctcagtttccttatctgtaaaatggaaataaaaatagtataatcCCATTTTAACAGGAATGatctaaggattaaatgagtaagtGCAAACATttagtaagcatttaataaatatcagtATTACCTCTGGGAGGGTGGattatgtttttattcttctttatacaTTGCTGCATTTTCTAGGTTTTCCCAAGGTACATAGTATTATGTTTATAAAgtaaaagtagattttaaaaaaataaaggaaaaagaatagggcttccctggtggcgcagtggttgagaatccgcctgccaatgcaggggacatgggttcgagccctggtctgggaggatcccacatgccgcagagcggctgggcccgtgagccacaattactgagcctgcgcgtctggagcctgtgctctgcaacaagagaggccgcaatagtgagaggcctgcgcaccgcgatgaagagtggcccccgcttgccacaactagagaaagccctcgcacagaaacgaagacccaacacagccataaataaataaaaattaaaaaaaaaaaaaaagaaaaacatgcctttaaaaaaaaaaaaaaaaaaaaaaaagaatagtaaacaTCTGGAAAATGAGAGTAAGGACATATTCTAAAAAGACCTTTTATGGCTACAATTTAAGACACACTACTCACTCTTAGTTCACAAATCAAAGGTATTTCACAAAATACTCTCATCGTACTTTACTATGCAAAAAATTTACATACTCCCTCTTATAATGTACAAGTTTTACCGTGATTATAGCAGGAGATATATTAAACTAATAAACACTGCATCAGAATTATCACACATTTAAACTTTGGACTCCAAAaccagataagaaaaaaaattattcaagtgTTTATTATCAATGATTTACTAAGGAAAAGTTAAAATCCATGCAAGTTCAACGTTTGTTTTGGGTGACACAGATTGACATAATTTATATACATCAacagtctaaaaataaaaaatgaaacctatttcaaaagaataataagaatGTACACACGCTGGGTATTCTTCCACTAGTCAGTCGAATTTACAACTTATTGAAATCACAAAACTTACCAGCATCATCAGATTCCTGAAATTGTGAATAATCAACGACCTTCCTATTTCTGTGGAAAGAAGAGACTCTAATTAAGATCACAAAAATGTAGGACTTTTCTAAGATATCAGAACCCACATTTCTACTTCACAAACAGAATTAGAACTAGctctctgaaatttatttttcaacaagCCCCTACCTCAGCCAAAAAATGTCCCATTTTGTTATAGGAAAGTATAGCTTAAACCTAAAGTATTTCAAATGACAATTCTCATATTGCTCATCTGAGGCATAGCTCAAATACTATCCTTTCCTACAAAACAACCTCCCACCTCCCGCAAGTACATAAAACAGCAAAATAAGCCAAACTACCATAAATATTCATTATACAGAGATGATATCATATGCACACAAACCAAAACTGTAAATGTTACTTTATTCTTACTGCTATACACACGTGTACACCTGATAAATAAGATTACTGAGTTTTTTTCACGGCAAAGTGACCTTTAAATATAAtagttaattatatttaattaactTACTGTCACTATGGTGACGGTAAGTTAAGCCTTACAtaggaagggatggaaaaaaattgaTTCAAAAGATGCTCTTTAttaaagagctttttttttttttggccatgccgcacagcttgcaggatcttagttccctgaccagggattgaacccgggccatggcagtgaaaaacctggaatcctaaccactaggctacATGGAACTCCCTAAAGAGCATTTATTAAAGATacaaatttatgtatttacttgactcagtgattttttttttgactcagtGATTTTTAAGTACTTCTTACTAGGTAAGGCATCTTTAATATCTCAAAcaaatttaatttccattttcctacTTCATATTctaaacttaaaagtttaaaattcctCTCAGAGAGATATAAGAGCTTCCATGTTAGTATCCAAACAGCCTGGAACTTAAAAGAGCCTCAGATGTACTGTAACTAAATGGAAACTAAACAAGTGAACCGAAAGAACTATAAGGGAAACATGCCACTAACTACACTTAAACATAAGTCGAGGACTATTCCTGGTTGTATAGATTAAGACACCATTTAAATGCAAGAACAGGAGAGTAAGAATTCAAGTGCAGGCAGAACTTCTATATAATACGCAAAAATGATAGGGTGGGGTGAATTCTGAACACATCTTTGGGGCTTAGATGTGGAGGAAGGTACAGCCACATCCTtgatttaagagagagagaggaaaaaaaaaagaaaggctcttAAGGAATCttgtattctgtttttctttagtcTACCAACAATGAATTATATCTTCTGACTTTACTGCCTCAATGAGTCaagatgcaaaactataaaatatgttGTAACTATATCTTGTTATAAGAAACTGAGTTTATATATTAAAGATACCCTTCTATTAGTAaagttaatttcaaaaatattgctATTAGTTCCACTTACATGAGTTACCTAATCAAATTCATAAAgatagaaagtaaaatggtggttgtcaggggtggGGTAGTGGAGGATGGGGAGTCAATGGTAtgtacagtttcagttttgcaagaggaAGAGTTCTGGAAATTGAGTGCCCAAGAATGTGAATATATTCAacgctactgaactgtacatttaaaaatggttaaaatggtaaatattttatttaccacaattttaaaaaaagaataaaacaaaaatattttttcttaaaaaaaaccctatttgGGGGGCGCTAGTAATCAAATGCTTATCATGTTCCAGGAAATAGTGATTTTTAATGACAGATGCCATGAAAAACAGTATTATGAACACAGTGCAAAGATGACCATTTTCTGCATCACTTAGGATCAAGGAAAATGTGACATGGAACTAGGGAGAAAGGATCCGGAAAAGGGAGTTTTAAATCTTTATCTCTAACAATTATGTACAGGTTCTGAAATCGCGGGCATAATAATTTTAGGTTAGCTTGTGGAATTGCAGCTAAAATACTGGTACAATTTCCGGTATCAATTTCTGGTATCAATAGATACATCCTATGAGACTATATAAAGGAGGGTAACCATATGGCAAAGGATCATATGAAGAACTATTGAATAAACTGGGATTTTTAACCTGCAAAAGGGAAAACATGTTAGCTTTGGTGATCAGATTAAGTGTGGGTTCAAGATAAAGGACTTCTTAACAGTTTACTAATGATAGTTATTTCCTTAGTCTATCACTAGAAACACTCCAAAAAGGAATTATATAGTACAAAATACAGAATCTGTTAGTAGGAATCCTGGGTTCTAGAACTTCAAACAAATCActtacttctctgggcctcagttcctcatctgtggGAACTGACGACCTAAGTTGCTTGACATCTAAAAAGCTGctctataaaattaaataaaattatcaaagTTTAATGAAAAAGACGACTTTTTCAATTGTAAATGGTCAACTATCCTTTTGCACACCATACATCTTAACATGTACCACTGTaccatttgttttcttcactaATCTAAGCTTCTTGAAAGTAACAATCATGTCTTATATCCACATTTCTGGTACAGAACAAGGTAAAAAGTAGGCACTCAAATGTTTTCTGAACTTTTTGCTCTTAGGACCAAATTTTAAGAGCTCTGTTAGAAAcctaattttagaaaatactcTAGAGGATAATATCCAATCTCCTTAAAGACTTTTAAGATCTCATCTCTTGCCACTTAACAAGCAAGCAACCCCAGGAGGCTTAATTCCAccaatcaggttgtttttttacCACTTGCTCATGCAGCTCCCTTGCTTAGAATGCTATTCATATCACTCTCACTCATATCAGATATAACCTCACCTCTCAACAACTTTAATCCCTTATTGATAGTACATAAACTACTAAATGTCTGTCTTCCCTATTAAACATGAACATCTTGAGGACAGGGGTTGTCTCTCCTTCATTTCGAACACCAAATTCAAGGAAGGCTTGATGAGTGAATGGACTTGGACTTGGCATCTGTAAAGGATTAGTGTGGGAAAGGGAATCAGTAGAGAGGATGCATGTACCACTGGAGTCTTCAACTTATCAGACATTTAATCCCACTGCCAACGacaaaagaaaatttagtttTCTCCAAACTGAAAAACTTGTTATTTAAAATCTAAGAGATTtaaaaggggaattccctggtggtccagttgttaggactcggtgcttccactgcagtggcctggttcaatccctggttagggaactaagatcctgcaagctgcatggtgcgaccaaaaaacaaacgaaaaaaaagatttaaaaggcaATTATTTAGTACGTTTTTTTCTATCCTAGTTTTCAACAcaggaaaactacaaaaatgTCACATAGACTACACTGACATTATATaagcaattaaattaaaaaatttcaaaactaaattGAAACACTACTGCTTCCCttgaaacacaaaatattttaactttcaaTTATGTGA
Above is a window of Balaenoptera acutorostrata chromosome 1, mBalAcu1.1, whole genome shotgun sequence DNA encoding:
- the NUCKS1 gene encoding nuclear ubiquitous casein and cyclin-dependent kinase substrate 1 isoform X1 — protein: MSRPVRNRKVVDYSQFQESDDADEDYGRDSGPPAKKIRSSPREAKNKRRSGKNSQEDSEDSEEKDVKTKKDDSHSAEDSEDEKEDHKNVRQQRQAASKAASKQREMLMEDVGSEEEQEEEDEVPFQEKDSGSDEDFLMEDDDDSDYGSSKKKNKKMVKKSKPERKEKKMPKPRLKATVTPSPVKGKGKVGRPTASKASKEKTPSPKEEDEEPESPPEKKTSASPPPEKSGDEGSEDEAQSGED
- the NUCKS1 gene encoding nuclear ubiquitous casein and cyclin-dependent kinase substrate 1 isoform X2 — encoded protein: MSRPVRNRKVVDYSQFQESDDADEDYGRDSGPPAKKIRSSPREAKNKRRSGKNSQEDSEDSEEKDVKTKKDDSHSAEDSEDEKEDHKNVRQQRQAASKAASKQREMLMEDVGSEEEQEEEDEVPFQENSGSDEDFLMEDDDDSDYGSSKKKNKKMVKKSKPERKEKKMPKPRLKATVTPSPVKGKGKVGRPTASKASKEKTPSPKEEDEEPESPPEKKTSASPPPEKSGDEGSEDEAQSGED